The following coding sequences are from one Nonlabens arenilitoris window:
- a CDS encoding cell envelope biogenesis protein OmpA has product MTEDEKLALLKTILLTDDREYAESITHKINVLEEILRERHRLSEKVSPIIQEELEEFTKNIPENLGPVITESLKIQIENSKDEVVEALYPILGKMIKKYISQEIKVLSEQVNKTAKDTFSIQGLKRKFKSIFTGVSENEIIISDLGNAKVEQVFIIEKGSGILIGSFHLKETVDQDMISGMLTAIKGFVEDAFKQSNHDLQSIEYDLYEIHLHSFHKYYIATAVSGTFTETLENELENFNLEVSQEINKKNLLDSREALEELLLTRYSALKFSNQ; this is encoded by the coding sequence ATGACCGAAGATGAAAAACTGGCGTTATTGAAGACCATCTTACTTACAGATGACAGAGAATACGCAGAAAGTATTACTCATAAAATCAATGTATTAGAAGAAATCTTAAGGGAACGCCATAGGCTTTCTGAAAAAGTTTCTCCTATCATCCAAGAAGAATTAGAAGAGTTTACAAAAAATATCCCTGAAAACTTAGGACCAGTAATTACAGAGTCATTGAAAATTCAAATCGAAAATTCCAAAGACGAAGTTGTTGAAGCACTTTATCCCATCTTAGGTAAAATGATCAAAAAGTACATCTCGCAAGAGATTAAGGTCTTATCAGAGCAGGTGAATAAAACAGCAAAGGATACATTTTCTATACAAGGGCTTAAACGTAAATTCAAGTCGATTTTTACAGGAGTTAGTGAAAATGAAATTATAATAAGCGATTTAGGTAACGCAAAAGTTGAACAGGTATTTATAATTGAGAAAGGCTCTGGTATTCTTATAGGAAGTTTTCATTTAAAAGAAACAGTAGACCAAGACATGATTAGCGGTATGCTAACAGCAATTAAAGGATTTGTAGAAGACGCCTTTAAACAATCTAATCACGATTTACAATCGATAGAATACGATTTATATGAAATACACTTACATAGTTTTCATAAATATTATATTGCGACAGCCGTAAGTGGTACATTTACAGAGACTCTAGAAAATGAACTTGAAAATTTCAACCTAGAAGTCTCACAAGAAATAAATAAAAAGAATCTATTAGATTCGAGAGAAGCACTAGAAGAATTACTATTAACCAGGTATAGTGCTCTTAAATTCAGTAACCAATAA
- a CDS encoding fructose 1,6-bisphosphatase, whose protein sequence is MSKISKTQNAATEGVDSNSKIEAIKNLIFGENIQQYNNEFEELKADLLKKKQELQSFIDDTRDELSKSIDSLSTDLNIRITDLENKLEDRLDTIEDEKTSRDMLGEALIELGKKIKA, encoded by the coding sequence ATGAGTAAAATATCTAAAACCCAAAATGCTGCAACTGAAGGTGTAGATAGCAACTCAAAAATAGAGGCTATAAAAAACCTCATTTTTGGAGAGAACATCCAACAGTATAACAACGAGTTTGAAGAATTAAAAGCAGACTTGTTAAAGAAAAAACAAGAACTACAAAGCTTTATTGATGATACTCGTGATGAGCTAAGTAAAAGCATCGATAGTCTATCGACTGATTTAAACATACGTATTACTGACTTAGAAAATAAGTTAGAGGATCGTTTAGATACTATTGAAGATGAGAAAACAAGCAGAGATATGTTAGGTGAAGCACTTATAGAGTTAGGTAAAAAAATCAAAGCTTAA
- a CDS encoding TerB family tellurite resistance protein, giving the protein MSFSSLFESGESARNKSHFATLVSIAQSHDNMSAQETVVLERFKSKLDISDSDYAAILKNPSAYPVTPPTDSEERIQWLHDLFKIVFADHAMDDNEHKLLRRYATAIGYNDEDAKYLVDRSIEIFSGHLNLEDYRYLLNKDRK; this is encoded by the coding sequence ATGTCATTCTCAAGTTTATTTGAATCTGGTGAAAGCGCCAGAAATAAAAGTCATTTTGCTACTTTAGTTAGTATTGCGCAGTCACACGATAATATGAGCGCTCAAGAAACTGTGGTTCTAGAGCGTTTTAAGTCTAAACTGGATATATCTGATTCAGATTATGCAGCGATACTTAAAAACCCGTCTGCATATCCAGTAACGCCTCCTACAGATAGTGAAGAGCGTATCCAGTGGCTACACGATTTATTTAAAATCGTATTTGCAGATCATGCTATGGATGATAATGAGCACAAATTATTAAGAAGATATGCTACAGCGATAGGTTACAATGACGAAGATGCTAAATACCTAGTCGATCGTTCTATCGAAATTTTCTCTGGTCACCTTAACCTAGAAGATTATAGGTATCTATTAAATAAAGATCGTAAGTAA
- a CDS encoding ligase-associated DNA damage response exonuclease, whose protein sequence is MGKPLLQFTKKGIYCAAARVYLDPWQPVDKALITHGHADHSRWGHKNYITQHDNVPIIKHRLGDINVSGMAHGENLLINNVKFSFHPAGHIPGSSQIRVEHKDEVWVFTGDYKTEDDGISTPYQPVKCDTFITECTFGLPAFKWQSQSQVMEDVNIWCAQNHADGKTSVLFAYSLGKAQRLIKHLDTSQMKIYCHGAVFKMTEVLRELIDFPPTYLITKETTKEELAGNIVVAPPSAHGSPWIRKMVPYVTASASGWMAFRGARRRRAIDKGFVLSDHCDWDGLLDSIDATGCENVITTHGYQDIFARYLREHKGLNAISERTQYEGENLNESENMDSQDEVKSSNTNFSSSK, encoded by the coding sequence ATGGGCAAACCTCTACTTCAATTTACTAAAAAAGGTATCTACTGCGCTGCGGCAAGAGTTTATCTGGATCCATGGCAACCAGTGGATAAAGCACTGATCACTCATGGACATGCAGACCATTCCCGATGGGGACATAAAAATTACATTACCCAACATGACAATGTACCCATCATTAAACATCGTCTAGGTGACATCAATGTGTCTGGTATGGCTCACGGCGAAAACCTGCTCATCAACAATGTAAAATTTTCATTTCATCCAGCTGGTCACATACCTGGCTCTAGTCAGATACGTGTAGAGCACAAAGATGAAGTATGGGTTTTTACAGGAGATTATAAAACTGAAGATGATGGTATATCGACACCATATCAACCTGTAAAATGCGACACCTTTATAACAGAGTGTACCTTTGGGCTACCAGCTTTTAAATGGCAATCACAATCACAGGTAATGGAAGATGTAAACATCTGGTGTGCTCAAAATCATGCTGATGGTAAGACCTCTGTACTTTTTGCCTACTCCTTAGGTAAAGCACAACGGCTTATTAAACATCTCGACACTTCACAGATGAAAATTTATTGCCATGGTGCGGTCTTTAAAATGACCGAAGTATTGCGAGAACTTATAGATTTTCCACCTACATATTTAATAACTAAAGAAACTACCAAAGAAGAACTTGCAGGAAACATAGTAGTAGCTCCACCTAGCGCTCATGGCAGTCCATGGATACGTAAAATGGTGCCGTACGTAACGGCTAGTGCAAGTGGCTGGATGGCATTTAGAGGCGCTAGACGTAGACGCGCTATAGATAAAGGCTTTGTACTATCGGACCACTGTGATTGGGATGGACTGCTAGACAGTATTGATGCTACTGGTTGTGAAAATGTAATCACTACACATGGCTATCAAGATATTTTTGCTAGATATTTAAGAGAACATAAAGGTCTTAACGCAATTAGTGAAAGAACACAATACGAAGGTGAAAACCTTAATGAGTCTGAGAACATGGATTCTCAAGATGAAGTAAAATCTTCAAACACAAACTTTTCGTCTTCTAAATAA
- a CDS encoding ATP-dependent DNA ligase gives MKQFAELIRIIDGTNKTTLKVAALTEYFKTAPDDDKLWTIAILSHRRPKRPVNTTLMREWATEISGIPLWLFEESYHIVGDLAETIALILPTTNESSDKSLSQIIKELIALRKKEDADKKAYLQENWLKLNYYERFVFNKIMTGGFRIGVSQKLMTRALSQATGIDQDILAHKLMGSWTGENTTFQELIYEDNEVAMRGKPYPFYLAYAVEGVITDLGDVTQWSAEHKWDGIRSQTIIRSGELFVWSRGEELVTDKYPEFQKFINVIPDGTVIDGEILPYKDGQILNFNDLQTRIGRKTVGKKLLADVPVVIVAYDLLEWQGEDIRDKSFQERRSLLDKLITSVQHSSSNSSSSSNQVPLLLSETMNFNSWEEVAKERERSAERKSEGLMLKRKDSPYLVGRKKGDWWKWKVDPFTIDAVLTYAMRGHGRRANLYTDYTFGLWQDGELVTFAKAYSGLTDVEFRKIDAWIKKNTLERFGPVRSVKPHHVFEIAFEGIAPSKRHKSGVATRFPRILRWRTDKPIEEANTIDDLKALIPTDGGFLNDE, from the coding sequence ATGAAACAGTTTGCAGAACTCATAAGAATTATAGATGGTACCAATAAGACCACACTTAAAGTGGCTGCGCTTACCGAGTATTTTAAAACCGCACCAGATGATGATAAACTATGGACTATAGCTATATTATCTCATCGCAGACCTAAACGTCCTGTGAATACAACACTCATGAGAGAATGGGCAACAGAAATAAGTGGTATTCCATTATGGCTGTTTGAAGAATCGTACCACATTGTAGGTGACCTAGCAGAAACTATTGCTCTAATTCTACCGACCACGAACGAGTCCTCAGATAAATCACTTTCACAAATCATAAAAGAACTGATTGCGCTACGTAAAAAGGAAGATGCTGATAAGAAAGCTTATCTACAAGAAAACTGGTTGAAACTTAATTACTATGAGCGTTTTGTATTTAATAAAATAATGACGGGTGGATTCAGAATAGGTGTTTCTCAAAAATTGATGACTCGTGCATTATCTCAAGCCACAGGAATAGATCAAGATATACTTGCTCATAAACTTATGGGAAGTTGGACAGGAGAAAACACTACCTTTCAAGAACTCATTTATGAAGACAATGAGGTAGCCATGCGCGGTAAACCTTATCCATTTTATCTGGCTTATGCGGTAGAAGGCGTGATTACAGATTTAGGTGATGTCACACAATGGAGTGCTGAGCATAAATGGGATGGCATACGATCACAGACTATTATCAGATCTGGTGAGCTATTTGTGTGGTCACGAGGTGAAGAATTAGTAACAGATAAATATCCCGAATTTCAAAAGTTTATCAATGTTATTCCAGATGGAACTGTAATTGACGGTGAAATCTTACCATATAAAGACGGACAGATTCTCAACTTCAATGACCTGCAAACTAGGATAGGTCGCAAAACCGTAGGTAAAAAATTACTCGCAGATGTTCCTGTAGTGATTGTTGCTTATGACTTATTAGAATGGCAAGGTGAAGATATACGCGATAAATCCTTTCAAGAACGCAGATCATTACTCGATAAACTTATCACCTCAGTTCAACATTCAAGTTCAAATTCAAGTTCAAGTTCAAACCAAGTGCCTTTGCTCCTATCAGAAACCATGAATTTTAATTCTTGGGAAGAAGTCGCAAAAGAAAGAGAACGCAGCGCAGAACGTAAATCTGAAGGATTGATGTTAAAAAGAAAGGATAGTCCTTATCTAGTTGGTCGTAAAAAAGGCGACTGGTGGAAATGGAAAGTAGATCCTTTTACCATCGATGCTGTTCTTACTTATGCCATGCGTGGACATGGTCGTAGAGCAAATCTCTATACTGACTACACATTTGGACTATGGCAAGATGGTGAACTTGTCACCTTTGCAAAGGCTTATTCAGGTCTTACCGATGTAGAATTTAGGAAGATAGATGCCTGGATAAAGAAGAATACTCTAGAACGTTTTGGTCCAGTGCGTTCTGTAAAACCTCATCATGTTTTTGAAATCGCTTTTGAAGGAATAGCTCCTAGTAAACGACATAAATCTGGAGTAGCTACTCGTTTCCCTAGAATTTTAAGATGGCGTACAGATAAACCTATAGAGGAAGCAAATACAATAGACGATTTAAAAGCACTTATTCCCACTGATGGAGGATTTCTAAATGATGAATAG
- a CDS encoding Rab family GTPase, translating into MKKIVIVGHFGVGKTSLIRRFVEDAFSADYKVTIGVHILKKTVHVNDKEVNLILWDTEGTDDIEEIRKAYLLGTHGFIFVCDVTRPVTYENIESQTNYLKENFNNVPIISIGNKSDLLPKGSISEKKEELAFLDMLVSAKEGNNVQRLFEKIAKLLT; encoded by the coding sequence ATCAAAAAAATCGTCATCGTAGGACATTTTGGAGTTGGAAAAACTTCCCTTATAAGGCGTTTTGTGGAAGATGCATTTTCTGCAGACTACAAAGTGACTATAGGAGTTCACATACTTAAAAAAACAGTACATGTTAACGATAAAGAAGTTAATTTAATTCTATGGGATACTGAAGGTACTGATGACATAGAAGAAATTAGAAAAGCATATTTATTAGGAACTCACGGATTTATATTTGTCTGTGACGTTACCCGTCCAGTTACTTATGAAAATATAGAATCCCAAACTAATTACCTCAAAGAGAATTTTAATAATGTCCCTATCATAAGTATAGGAAACAAATCTGACCTTTTACCTAAAGGAAGTATATCTGAGAAGAAGGAAGAACTAGCGTTTTTAGATATGCTAGTCAGTGCTAAAGAAGGTAACAACGTTCAACGTCTATTTGAAAAAATTGCTAAACTTTTAACCTAA
- a CDS encoding NAD-dependent epimerase/dehydratase family protein codes for MATKILIIGACGQIGTELTMRLREIYGNDNVVAGDIREGSTELMESGPFEIVDAMNRTSIEDICLHYEINEVYLMAAMLSATAEKYPKKAWNLNMDSLFHVLNLAKEGKIDKIFWPSSIAVFGPTTPKENTPQQTIMEPSTVYGISKQTGERWCEYYFNKYGVDVRSIRYPGLISWKTLPGGGTTDYAVEIFHEALKNNHYDCFLKEDTSLPMMFMEDAIKATVSIMQTKTENVKQRSSYNLAGMSFTPEEIAIEIKKHLPEFTITYKPDFRQAIADSWPGSIDDSVAREDWSWSHDYDLEKMVEEMLDNLK; via the coding sequence ATGGCGACTAAAATATTAATTATAGGTGCTTGCGGGCAAATAGGTACTGAGCTTACAATGCGACTGCGTGAAATTTATGGAAATGATAATGTGGTAGCTGGCGATATAAGAGAAGGAAGTACTGAGTTAATGGAGTCTGGTCCTTTTGAAATAGTAGATGCTATGAATAGGACATCAATTGAAGATATATGTCTACATTATGAAATTAATGAAGTATATCTAATGGCAGCTATGCTGAGCGCCACAGCAGAGAAATATCCTAAAAAGGCATGGAATCTTAATATGGACTCGCTTTTTCATGTTTTAAATCTAGCAAAGGAAGGTAAGATTGATAAAATTTTCTGGCCATCAAGCATCGCGGTTTTTGGACCTACAACGCCTAAAGAAAATACACCACAGCAAACTATAATGGAGCCTAGTACTGTTTATGGTATATCAAAACAAACAGGTGAACGCTGGTGTGAGTATTATTTTAATAAATATGGTGTAGATGTTAGATCTATACGTTATCCAGGTTTAATATCATGGAAAACTTTGCCTGGTGGTGGCACAACTGACTATGCAGTTGAGATTTTTCATGAAGCGCTTAAGAATAACCATTACGATTGTTTTTTAAAGGAAGATACTAGTTTGCCTATGATGTTTATGGAAGATGCTATAAAAGCAACTGTTTCTATAATGCAGACTAAGACAGAGAATGTTAAGCAGCGCAGTTCTTACAATCTAGCAGGTATGTCATTTACACCTGAAGAAATTGCTATTGAAATCAAGAAGCATTTACCTGAATTTACCATTACCTATAAACCTGATTTTAGACAGGCTATTGCAGACAGCTGGCCAGGATCAATAGACGATAGTGTAGCGAGAGAGGACTGGTCATGGAGTCATGATTATGACCTTGAGAAAATGGTTGAAGAAATGCTAGATAACCTTAAATAA
- a CDS encoding ligase-associated DNA damage response DEXH box helicase, protein MNRKELFHIAEEFFNQQGWEAFPFQKKTWDAFLSGKHGLLNAPTGSGKTYALWVAVVLDYIKKNPDYKKKPKKGLKAIWITPLRSLSQEIAQASQRFVDGILPFTVGIRSGDTSAKERTAQRKSMPDLLITTPESLHLLLGSKDHAKIFKDCQAIIIDEWHELLGTKRGVQMELGISRLLSLSKDIRVWGISATIGNLEQAREVLLGVDETRFRESVLIKANIKKDIKVQSIIPASMDKFPWRGHLGLHLLKEVVAIINSSRSTLIFTNTRAQCELWFQSLMSQHPEFAGEVAMHHGSINKETRIWVENAIRNESLKACVCTSSLDLGVDFAPVETIIQVGGPKGVARFLQRAGRSGHRPGETSLIHFLPTHALELIEASALQKAVATQAVEDRLPYLLCYDVLIQYLCTLAVSGGFYPDEIFPEVKGTFCFAALTEEEWKWCLDFIVYGSSSLQSYDEYKKVKIDDTGRYFIDDRKIAMRHRLQMGTIVTGTTVSVKFVSGGYIGSIEEYFISKLSRGDVFVLGGRTLEFVRLKGMVAQVRLSSKKRARVSNWQGSRLPLSAQLGELLRDEMENFQTGKKRTPEVKALKDIIKRQQRESIVPQKNQFLIETFKTREGYHAVFYPFEGRFVHEAMAGIIAYRASLLKPITFSLAFNDYGFEILSDLEFDMQEILDNDLLTPDMLSQDLQASMNATEMARRKFRDIAVISGLVFSGYPNKLIKTKHLQNSSQLLFEVFRDNEPDNLLFRQAYTETFENAIEEYRLREALERIQQQEIIWKACEKPTPFSFPIITDRLREKLSSEKLADRIKRMQLKWE, encoded by the coding sequence ATGAATAGAAAAGAGCTTTTCCATATCGCCGAAGAATTTTTCAACCAGCAAGGTTGGGAAGCTTTTCCGTTTCAAAAAAAGACTTGGGATGCTTTTCTATCGGGTAAACATGGTTTGTTGAACGCACCTACTGGTAGTGGAAAAACTTATGCCCTTTGGGTAGCTGTTGTTCTGGACTACATTAAGAAGAATCCAGATTATAAAAAGAAACCTAAAAAAGGACTCAAGGCGATATGGATTACTCCTTTGCGGTCGCTTTCTCAAGAGATTGCACAAGCATCACAACGATTTGTTGATGGTATCTTACCTTTTACTGTTGGAATACGCAGTGGTGATACGAGTGCTAAAGAACGCACTGCACAGCGCAAATCCATGCCCGATTTGCTCATCACTACACCAGAGAGTTTGCATTTGTTATTAGGCTCAAAAGACCATGCAAAAATCTTCAAAGATTGTCAAGCTATCATTATTGATGAATGGCATGAACTACTAGGCACTAAACGTGGCGTACAGATGGAACTAGGAATTTCTCGCCTGTTGAGTTTGAGTAAAGACATCAGAGTTTGGGGAATTAGTGCTACCATTGGTAATCTTGAGCAAGCTCGTGAGGTGTTGTTAGGCGTTGATGAAACACGCTTTCGCGAAAGCGTTTTAATTAAAGCCAACATAAAAAAAGACATAAAAGTGCAGTCCATTATTCCAGCCAGTATGGATAAATTTCCATGGCGTGGTCATCTCGGGTTGCACTTGTTAAAAGAAGTGGTAGCTATTATCAATTCTAGTCGCTCTACCTTAATTTTTACGAATACAAGAGCGCAATGCGAGCTTTGGTTCCAATCACTCATGTCGCAACATCCTGAATTTGCTGGCGAGGTGGCGATGCACCACGGCTCCATCAATAAGGAAACCAGAATTTGGGTAGAAAATGCGATTAGAAACGAAAGCTTAAAAGCTTGTGTTTGTACCTCATCGCTAGATTTAGGGGTAGATTTTGCTCCGGTAGAAACTATTATACAAGTCGGCGGACCTAAAGGTGTGGCTCGTTTTCTACAACGTGCTGGACGTTCAGGACATAGACCAGGAGAAACCAGTCTGATTCACTTTTTACCGACACATGCACTGGAGTTGATAGAAGCCAGCGCTTTACAAAAAGCTGTTGCCACACAAGCGGTAGAAGATCGATTGCCTTATTTACTTTGTTATGATGTCTTGATTCAATATTTGTGTACACTAGCCGTTTCTGGCGGTTTTTATCCTGATGAGATTTTTCCTGAAGTGAAAGGCACTTTTTGCTTTGCCGCACTTACTGAAGAGGAATGGAAATGGTGCTTAGATTTCATTGTTTACGGTAGCTCTTCCTTACAATCCTATGATGAATATAAGAAAGTAAAAATAGATGATACCGGTCGGTATTTTATAGATGACCGTAAGATTGCCATGCGACATCGCTTGCAAATGGGAACAATTGTTACAGGAACCACAGTGAGTGTAAAATTTGTTTCTGGCGGTTACATTGGGTCAATAGAAGAATATTTTATTAGCAAATTAAGTCGTGGTGACGTTTTTGTTTTAGGTGGTCGTACACTTGAATTTGTACGGTTAAAAGGTATGGTTGCCCAAGTGCGATTATCTTCTAAGAAAAGAGCAAGAGTTTCTAACTGGCAAGGAAGTCGTTTACCATTGAGCGCACAATTAGGCGAGTTGTTACGCGACGAAATGGAGAACTTTCAAACCGGCAAAAAACGCACACCAGAAGTAAAAGCACTTAAAGATATTATCAAAAGACAACAGCGAGAGAGCATCGTTCCACAAAAGAACCAATTCCTGATTGAGACTTTTAAAACTCGTGAAGGTTATCATGCAGTGTTCTATCCTTTTGAAGGTAGATTTGTCCATGAAGCCATGGCAGGAATCATAGCTTATCGCGCTAGTTTATTGAAACCAATAACATTCTCACTAGCATTTAATGATTACGGTTTTGAAATTTTAAGTGATCTAGAATTTGATATGCAAGAAATTCTAGATAATGATTTACTCACTCCAGACATGTTATCACAAGACCTGCAAGCCAGTATGAACGCTACTGAGATGGCTCGCAGAAAATTTAGGGACATCGCAGTTATATCTGGACTCGTTTTTTCAGGTTATCCTAATAAATTGATTAAAACCAAACATCTACAAAATAGTAGTCAACTACTGTTTGAAGTATTTAGAGATAATGAACCTGATAATCTATTATTCCGTCAGGCATATACAGAGACCTTTGAAAACGCTATTGAAGAATACCGTTTGCGAGAAGCCCTAGAACGCATCCAGCAACAAGAAATCATTTGGAAAGCCTGTGAAAAACCTACTCCATTCTCCTTTCCTATCATCACAGATCGCTTACGCGAAAAACTCTCCAGTGAAAAGCTAGCCGATAGAATTAAGCGCATGCAATTGAAGTGGGAATAG
- a CDS encoding hybrid sensor histidine kinase/response regulator — MAMHALQRDYSTKDLQFISINKQGTILTTDQQLFEVNKDSSIKDFHPFFESIDVYFLEQSNHIKLECVHLNDRIFDIDFIKNDDDTAVIIFREGTKFYNRVQLIAQKRNESIIFQETLELKNQILKEQEEFKNRFIGNFSHELRNPLTLVSSFSSMLLKTELNLDQEMLVEAIKDQSDKLRDILNDIIDLSILKNSSLSLDSNPFSLRKLLKNVHLNYSTTSNTKDLTINLKVDENVPKTIIGDKRRFEQIITNFLDNALRHNKGDSIEINIKENQRRANKVSLRIEVINNNGIIPDILNDQDIETYTNLDNGDIEKTTGLSFSIARELAQLMDGEILIKPLESGGTQQVANLKLVFPIHDKEIVEETEETAENSKINLTEKVRTIIAEDNSVTQMTALKILVGTGNFDTRVFTDPKNLLEAVDKDDYDLILMSSSISQVDALELISLIKEFANDHNKKIPMIAVSTKTSASDLVEYRKAGFKDVVKKPYTDDELLNTIYKRLNLKKFK, encoded by the coding sequence ATGGCGATGCATGCATTACAACGTGATTATAGCACAAAAGATCTACAGTTTATTTCCATTAACAAGCAAGGCACCATTCTTACAACAGATCAACAGCTATTTGAGGTCAACAAAGATTCTTCTATAAAAGATTTTCATCCTTTCTTTGAAAGTATAGACGTATATTTTTTAGAACAAAGCAATCATATAAAACTAGAGTGTGTTCATTTAAATGACCGCATATTTGATATTGATTTTATAAAAAATGATGACGATACTGCTGTCATTATTTTTAGAGAAGGAACAAAATTTTATAATAGAGTTCAACTTATTGCTCAAAAACGTAATGAGTCAATCATTTTTCAAGAAACACTAGAGCTTAAAAACCAAATCTTAAAAGAGCAAGAAGAATTTAAGAATAGGTTTATAGGTAACTTTTCTCATGAACTGCGCAACCCATTAACCTTAGTAAGCTCATTTTCTTCAATGCTATTGAAGACTGAACTCAATTTAGATCAAGAAATGCTCGTTGAAGCAATTAAAGATCAAAGTGATAAGTTAAGGGACATATTAAATGACATTATAGATTTATCTATACTTAAGAATAGTTCGCTATCTCTAGACAGCAATCCTTTCTCTTTAAGAAAGCTTCTCAAAAATGTACATTTAAATTACTCAACAACCAGCAATACTAAAGACCTAACTATCAATTTAAAAGTTGATGAAAATGTACCTAAAACGATAATAGGTGATAAAAGACGATTTGAGCAAATCATCACTAATTTTCTAGACAACGCTTTAAGGCACAACAAAGGAGATAGTATTGAAATAAACATTAAAGAAAATCAAAGACGAGCAAATAAAGTAAGTCTAAGAATCGAGGTTATTAATAACAATGGTATTATACCTGACATATTAAATGATCAAGATATTGAAACCTATACAAACCTAGATAATGGTGATATTGAAAAAACTACAGGCTTAAGCTTTTCAATTGCTAGAGAGCTCGCCCAGTTAATGGATGGAGAAATTCTAATCAAACCACTAGAATCAGGAGGCACACAACAAGTTGCAAATCTCAAATTAGTATTCCCTATTCACGATAAAGAAATCGTTGAAGAAACAGAAGAAACAGCTGAAAATAGCAAAATAAATCTTACTGAGAAAGTAAGAACTATAATTGCCGAAGATAATAGCGTCACGCAAATGACAGCCTTAAAAATCTTAGTAGGCACAGGTAATTTTGACACTCGTGTATTCACAGATCCTAAAAATCTATTAGAAGCTGTAGATAAAGATGATTATGACTTAATACTTATGTCATCATCTATTTCACAAGTGGACGCCTTGGAGCTTATAAGTTTGATAAAAGAGTTTGCTAACGACCATAATAAAAAGATCCCGATGATTGCTGTATCTACTAAAACATCAGCATCTGACCTGGTAGAATATCGCAAAGCAGGATTTAAAGACGTAGTAAAAAAGCCTTATACAGATGATGAATTATTGAACACCATCTATAAAAGGCTTAATCTTAAAAAATTTAAGTAA